Proteins from one Podospora pseudoanserina strain CBS 124.78 chromosome 1, whole genome shotgun sequence genomic window:
- a CDS encoding hypothetical protein (EggNog:ENOG503PBQ3; COG:S): MKFAVISLVLWAGMALAVDPGVLSVENLTQDLLRVESVREIKNIQRTYAQLAQHGRWKGMASLFAENGILRWGKGAGDILSTSDASSITGRPAIENWLQQEAGDMDGINPGSLHVFMSDMPVITLADDGNTAKGRWTALRKLGNGKGATRIEGGIFENEYVSSGGKWKISLLRYYPLYAGTYEKGWKNLGLNGSLPVVSYHYTLDQAGVTLLHAGRTARRSKEGTGTLNRRSTPAASLSVDELEYRVAHLNEEDEVRNLVHGMGYYVDRRMWPDVISLFTSNGTITVQNNTSLAGPAGIQSVLNRMGPEGLSHGILNEHPIFGTVVNVSPDHKTAVARGLEIGLIGDDNAQTGQWQFCVFHHSLVKDLDTGTWKIQDLGYHRLLFADYAAGWGDGGILPASSLDPPPVLPPYYQSTENRRPVEWRPFYKRYPAWEEPEEETRDRLANIHRLLLRSSAYDESENTSGSYGFYIDDIRCSDFAKLHSDRGHKLSPGIGWYYTPDAISLSCASRYYRQNSTTYNPSMSSLRSSVPFHWRLQPVILVSHDGRSATLRTRNLQTGTSRTQGSNGWMGGMYHDQLVLENGKRKLWSITIDEFYWNSRNWTAGWANVVPHVSNATTPRRWMSRRQSNDLPPDVSLRHPALLERETGFNGGPPPTVSWPGVQRMWWAYRNLVTGAMPSDSSYWGPPGCVPCRGAKPEWALTANGYQEPPSGPTIVTADWLEGSGVDIEVTVKGGPEESAKGGWVQLVLDFNGEITKFGEEGPVGEDGKVVLRVRGPGAFGTTVPIQVFYFGNENLKPGKGIMRDRK, translated from the coding sequence ATGAAGTTCGCCGTCATTTCGTTGGTCCTCTGGGCTGGCATGGCTTTAGCTGTCGACCCTGGCGTGCTCAGTGTCGAGAATCTCACCCAAGATCTTCTGCGAGTCGAATCTGTGCGCGAGATCAAGAACATCCAACGGACATATGCCCAATTGGCGCAGCATGGCCGCTGGAAAGGAATGGCGAGTCTGTTTGCAGAGAATGGGATTCTTCGATGGGGCAAAGGGGCTGGAGACATTCTTTCTACAAGTGACGCCAGTTCTATCACGGGGCGCCCGGCCATCGAGAACTGGCTGCAGCAAGAAGCTGGGGATATGGACGGGATCAATCCAGGGTCTCTCCATGTTTTCATGAGCGACATGCCGGTCATAACGCTTGCGGACGACGGCAACACTGCAAAAGGCCGGTGGACAGCACTGAGGAAGCTCGGCAACGGCAAAGGCGCGACTAGGATCGAGGGTGGGATTTTTGAGAACGAATATGTTTCCAGCGGGGGCAAATGGAAGATTTCCTTACTGCGGTACTACCCTCTCTATGCAGGTACCTACGAGAAAGGGTGGAAGAATCTGGGGCTAAACGGATCGCTCCCCGTTGTTTCATACCACTACACCCTCGACCAGGCTGGCGTTACACTTCTCCACGCCGGAAGAACTGCAAGACGTTCGAAGGAGGGCACTGGCACATTGAATCGTCGATCAACACCCGCCGCTAGCCTTTCCGTAGACGAGCTGGAATACCGGGTTGCCCATCTcaacgaagaagacgaggtgCGAAATCTTGTTCATGGCATGGGGTATTATGTCGACAGGCGAATGTGGCCGGATGTTATCAGTCTTTTTACCTCGaacggcaccatcaccgtccaAAATAACACGTCACTGGCTGGACCTGCAGGCATCCAGTCTGTTCTAAACCGCATGGGTCCAGAAGGGCTGTCTCATGGCATTCTCAACGAACACCCAATCTTTGGCACTGTTGTCAACGTCAGTCCAGATCACAAGACTGCCGTCGCTCGAGGGCTGGAGATTGGCCTGATTGGTGATGATAATGCTCAGACCGGTCAATGGCAGTTTTGCGTTTTCCACCATAGCCTCGTCAAAGACCTGGATACCGGCACTTGGAAGATCCAAGACCTGGGATACCACCGCCTGCTCTTTGCCGATTATGCCGCCGGctggggagatgggggtaTCTTGCCAGCTTCTTCGTTGGACCCACCTCCTGTCCTACCCCCCTATTACCAATCAACTGAGAACCGACGGCCTGTAGAATGGCGACCATTCTACAAGCGATATCCGGCGTGGGAAGAACCAGAAGAGGAAACGCGAGACAGACTTGCCAACATTCACCGTCTGCTCTTGCGCTCTTCCGCCTATGACGAATCCGAAAACACCTCCGGCTCCTATGGCTTCTACATCGACGACATTCGCTGCTCAGACTTTGCCAAGTTGCACTCGGATCGAGGCCACAAGTTATCCCCCGGAATAGGATGGTACTACACCCCCGACGcgatctccctctcctgtgCATCCCGCTACTACCGCCAAAACAGCACCACCTACAACCCCTCCATGTCCTCCCTCCGCTCCTCTGTACCCTTTCACTGGCGACTCCAGCCCGTGATTCTCGTATCTCACGATGGTCGCTCTGCCACCCTCCGAACCCGCAACCTGCAGACAGGAACAAGCAGAACACAAGGGAGCAACGGctggatgggggggatgtaCCACGACCAACTCGTCTTGGAAAATGGCAAACGCAAGCTCTGGTCCATTACCATTGATGAGTTCTACTGGAACAGCCGAAACTGGACCGCCGGATGGGCCAACGTTGTCCCCCATGTATCCAACGCAACCACTCCCAGACGATGGATGAGCAGGCGCCAGTCCAACGACCTCCCACCTGACGTCTCCCTGCGACACCCCGCACTGCTGGAGCGAGAAACTGGCTTCAACGGtggcccaccaccaaccgtCTCTTGGCCAGGCGTTCAAAGGATGTGGTGGGCCTACCGCAACCTCGTCACGGGAGCGATGCCATCGGATAGCTCGTACTGGGGACCGCCGGGCTGTGTTCCCTGCCGGGGGGCAAAGCCGGAGTGGGCACTGACGGCGAACGGGTACCAGGAACCGCCTTCGGGTCCGACAATCGTGACAGCAGATTGGCTTGAGGGTTCGGGCGTTGATATCGAGGTCACTGTCAAGGGGGGACCAGAGGAGTCGGCCAAGGGTGGTTGGGTGCAGCTTGTGTTGGACTTCAATGGCGAAATTACCAAgtttggtgaggaagggccggttggggaggatggaaaaGTGGTCTTGCGGGTACGTGGCCCCGGGGCTTTTGGGACAACGGTGCCAATTCAGGTGTTCTACTTTGGTAATGAGAATTTGAAACCTGGGAAGGGAATCATGCGGGACAGGAAGTAG
- a CDS encoding hypothetical protein (EggNog:ENOG503PRJ4) — MTSDAANIAVRERRRQSAPADLERRNIMKALTAAEHSRRQFILNYAASKDTSLLMPGKKSDVVKLSEQWVVGWLHQNNLNPVSSEFFKYTVDTHLWSTYVGNVVEFPFSFMLPVDDSTATSPVSRRESDSTQVRPLSEVDSLDKAQTKESTQSEEQTSSQRKADTRQLPVLSAQTAAKQWSSMRKRQSPTVREVRAGEEDKKRSFSLTSIDDLKMTKASTTKVPLFTRLGRSWSRRMSST; from the exons ATGACATCAGACGCGGCGAACATTGCTGTCAGAGAGCGGAGACGTCAGTCGGCCCCAGCGGACTTGGAGCGACGCAACATCATGAAAGCCCTGACTGCCGCCGAACACTCTCGACGCCAGTTCATCCTTAACTATGCAGCAAGTAAAGACACTTCGCTGCTGATGCCGGGAAAGAAGTCAGATGTCGTCAAGCTATCGGAGCAATGGGTGGTTGGATGGCTTCACCAGAACAACCTTAACCCCGTCAGCAGTGAATTCTTCAAGTACACTGTTGACACCCACCTCTGGTCCACCTACG TCGGAAACGTGGTGGAATTCCCGTTCTCCTTTATGCTCCCAGTTGACGACTCCACTGCCACCAGCCCCGTCAGTCGGCGGGAATCCGATAGCACCCAGGTTCGTCCCCTCAGCGAGGTGGACTCCTTGGACAAGGCCCAGACCAAGGAGAGCACACAGAGCGAAGAACAAACTTCATCCCAGCGCAAGGCAGACACGCGGCAGCTCCCCGTGCTCTCAGCTCAAACAGCCGCCAAGCAGTGGTCGTCCATGAGGAAACGGCAGTCGCCAACAGTGAGAGAGGTGCGggcaggagaggaggacAAAAAACGGAGCTTTTCGTTGACGAGTATTGACGACCTCAAAATGACCAAGGCGAGCACCACGAAAGTGCCTCTGTTTACCCGGTTGGGACGCTCATGGTCACGACGGATGTCTTCTACTTGA
- a CDS encoding hypothetical protein (EggNog:ENOG503PYIR), translating to MAITLSWRHAVLASTLLFGQAVQAVPAPQDGAVVVTVTSEAVVVTETAVAETTAAETVAETTAVEETEVVVTETPTATEEIEEIISTITEATATATPVVIVNGTEPARGKKNNNNNNNRGKGKNNSNIRLQDLLQLIGGGNANINDLLRLIGIGGNGLNLGAGNNNLNLGGLLNLIGGGRVNRVVRVDDSDDELDIDDVDDILELLLGQVLRGNGNGNGNAQLNQLLQLVTGQLQGQGQNVNRGQLNQLLGLLVGQAQGKGKGNANGAINDLLRLVGAGAQQLQVGKGKGKGNAAVVLARQAPEGKGKGKGKGKGKGKNNGNDTDTDSDTDGIDSDTDGEDSDSDSDNGRGRIGKRSMRNGQRFYRL from the coding sequence ATGGCCATCACATTGTCCTGGAGACACGCCGTTCTGGCATCCACTCTTTTGTTCGGTCAAGCAGTTCAGGCTGTCCCTGCTCCTCAGGatggtgctgttgttgttacTGTCACATCCGAGGCTGTGGTGGTCACCGAGACCGCGGTGGCCGAGACGACCGCCGCCGAGACCGTCGCCGAGACCACAGCTGTTGAGGAGACAGAGGTGGTAGTAACCGAGACTCCTACCGCAACCGAGGAGATCGAGGAGatcatctccaccatcaccgaggcAACCGCTACAGCCACGCCTGTTGTTATCGTCAACGGCACCGAGCCTGCAAGGGgaaagaagaacaacaacaataacaacaataGAGGCAAGGGCAAGAATAACAGCAACATCCGTCTTCAGGATCTGCTCCAGCTTATTGGAGGAGGCAAtgccaacatcaacgatCTCTTGAGGCTCATCGGAATCGGAGGGAATggcctcaacctcggcgccggcaacaacaacctgaaCCTTGGCGGACTTCTCAACTTgattggcggcggcagagtcAACCGTGTCGTGCGGGTCGATGACTCCGACGACGAGCTTGATATCGATGACGTCGATGACATCCTGGAGCTGCTCCTCGGCCAGGTCCTCAgaggcaacggcaacggcaacggtaACGCTCAGctcaaccagctcctccagcttgtcACTGGTCAGCTCCAGGGCCAGGGCCAAAACGTCAACAGAGGCCAGCTCAACCAGCTTTTGGGCTTACTTGTTGGTCAGGCtcagggcaagggcaagggcaatgCTAATGGTGCTATCAATGACCTTCTCAGACTcgttggtgccggtgccCAACAGCTTCAAGttggcaagggcaagggcaagggtaATGCCGCTGTTGTTCTTGCGCGTCAAGCACCCGAGGGCAAGGGTAAGggcaagggaaagggaaagggaaagggaaagaacaACGGAaacgacaccgacaccgacTCCGACACTGACGGCATCGACTCTGACACTGATGGCGAGGACTCTGACAGCGACTCTGACAATGGCAGAGGCCGCATTGGAAAGAGGTCGATGAGAAACGGGCAGAGATTTTACCGTCTCTAA